The Coregonus clupeaformis isolate EN_2021a chromosome 8, ASM2061545v1, whole genome shotgun sequence genome has a segment encoding these proteins:
- the LOC121572976 gene encoding cornifelin homolog A encodes MAVQQQITTVTTTQSSGEWSTGLFDCCSDMGTCCCATWCFPCFQCQTASHYGWCVCMPLLDPCAFMAVSCCMRSSMRERYGIQGSTCVDVGLVCCCYACAWCQMAREVKTRTTSGIQQVNMVTQQLHVA; translated from the exons ATGGCTGTCCAGCAGCAGATCACTACTGTAACCACCACCCAGAGCTCCGGGGAATGGAGCACAGGACTGTTTGACTGCTGCTCTGACATGGGTACCT gtTGCTGTGCCACGTGGTGCTTCCCCTGTTTTCAGTGTCAGACGGCCTCCCACTACGGCTGGTGTGTCTGTATGCCCCTGCTGGACCCATGTGCCTTTATGGCTGTCTCCTGCTGCATGCGCTCCTCCATGAGAGAACGCTATGGCATCCAG ggTTCGACCTGTGTGGACGTCGGGTTGGTGTGTTGCTGCTACGCCTGTGCCTGGTGCCAGATGGCTCGTGAGGTTAAGACTCGAACCACATCAGGCATCCAGCAGGTTAATATGGTCACCCAACAGCTTCACGTGGCTTAG